Genomic segment of Rhodocaloribacter litoris:
TTCCTTGGCCCGGCGGAGGGCCAGTTCGGTTTCCCGGCGCTCGGTGATGTCGCGCACGACGGTCTGCACCGCACGGCGTCCTTCGTGGAGGATCGGCGTCGAATACGTCTCAGCGTATCGTTCCGTGCCGTCGAGGCGGCGAACCGGGTGTTCGAGCGGCGGGGGCGTCTCATCCCGGTGCAGGCGAGTCAGGTGATGCCGGGTCCTCTCGTGCAGCGCAGGGGGCAGGAAGTCGAAGATGCGCCGTCCGAGGACGTCGTCCACGGAGGCGGCGCCGAGCAGCCGGACGGCGGCCCGGTTGCAGTACACGATCACCCCGTCTTCGCTGACGAGGATCGGTTCCGGGTTGCTCTCGACCAGGCGCCGCCACCGCTCTTCGCTCACGCGCAGTGCCTCCTGCGATTGCCGGATGCGCCGCAGCATGACGGTGCTCAGGGCGGTTCCGCCGGCGATCAGGGCCAGGCCCGTGAACAGGAGAAACAGCCGTATCTGACCCATCAGCCAGCGGGTGCCCTCGCCGAGCGCGCCGGAAAAAGCGTTCTCCAGCTCCGTGAGCCGGGTGTCGATCCGGACGACCTCGTCCAGGATGGCCCGTACGCGCGCCGTGTCCGGTGCACCGGAGCGAATCTCGGCGCGGAGGGCTCGGGCCCGGGCCTGCAATTGCGCGATCATCCGATCCGCATCCGCCCAGATTGTGACGGCCCGGTCGAAGGGTTCGCTCCGGCGGAAATAGCGGAAGAGCCAGATCAGGTCGTCCACGTCGTCCGGGTGGTTGGCGCCGTCCAGAAATCCTTCCCGGGCGGCCACGAGGTCGGGCGGGGAGGCTTCCAGGGCCAGCCGGGCCCTGCGGTCGGCCAGCGGGATGGTGAGGGCCTGCTCATAGGCCGCGTAGGCCGCCTCGTCGCCGGAGGCCGCGTAGCGGGCCAGATGCAGCACGGCGGATTTCTGCGCCTTCGACCACAGGCTGTTGCCAGCCACATAGGCCCGCGTGGCATCGATCGCCCGCAGGCTCACAAAGGTGACGGCCAGCAACGAGCCGACGATCACCGCCAGCAGGGCGGCCGTGGCGATGATCTGGCGGGGCAGGCCGGGCAGTCTGTGGGACCGTGTTGTGAACATTACGCCGGGGGACAGGAGGTATGCGCGAAGGGGTTGCGGGCTTCAGATTTCTGATTGGATCTTCAACTTCCCAATCTTCCGGGTCGATTATGGCACGTGGGTCGAGGACAGATCTTTTTGCCACGCGGGTATACGGGGCATCGGACGACCTTGCCGCAACCCTCATGTTCCCGGCTTGCAATGCAAACCCGGTTACACCGGCCAGGGTGTTTCGAACCGTCGCGACGCTCGGGATAGACCGGGGGCTCGAGGCGAGTTTTCTGCAGGGTCAGGGATCCTCGCGGGCGTTTGTTTCAATGGGCGCACACCTGCTATGTCAAAAATACGACCTGATAGGAAATAGTTTATCGTACGGGTGTCCAAAATGCTCCCCGGCGCGGGGTTGCCGGCGGCTTTCCGGCTTGAGGGAACGGGCGCATCGAGCCCGGTTTAAAAGGATGGCTCCTGCGTCCCGGCAGCCTGCCCTCGTGCGGCCGCCGTCGCGCGCGCGGCGTCGAGGCTCGCCAGGCCGGCTTCCAGGGGAGCGGTGAGTTCATGGGACGGGTCGGTGATCTTGTGGAGCACGTCTTGCAGCGAAGCCCGTACGCAGCCGGCGTACACGTCCTGCTTCGAACGCCCGAGCCGGAAGGTGCCGGTTACGTGTTCATGCACCAGGTAGGCGATCCCGCCGGAGCGAATCCGGTGCCGGTCGGCGGGGCCGGCGGCTTCGGAAGGACCCCATCCGGCAGGCCGGGAGGCATCGGTCATCGCCTCCACCGGCACCGTGTCGAGGGTGTCGAAGGGCAGTTCGGCCAGCAGGGCCGGCTTCGTCCGGGTGTTTACGAGGGCGCGGACCTCGCCCTGGAGCGGGATCCAGCCCTGCAGCACCACGTCGGCCAGGTCGTAGGCGAGCCGGATACGGGTCGTCTCGAAGAAGCCGGGGCGAGCGAAGGCATGGTAATGGGTGGCGAAGAGCCCGCCTTCGTAGAGCATCCCGGCCAGCACCTGGTCCTCCTGTCCGGGGCGGCGGTCGTGCTTGAGGCCCTGCACGGCCAGGAGGGGAGCCGGATGGAGGAAATGAACCAGGTCGATGAAGTGGACGCCGTGCTCGACCAGGATGCCGCCGGAACGCGCGACGTTCCAGAACCAGTGCGACGGCGGCAACTGCTCGTCCTGGGCGTAGTTCTCGACGGCTACCCGGCGGAGCCGGCCGAAGGCGCCCTGCCGGGTGAGGCGACGGAACGCCTGCACCAGCGGGTTGAACCGCATGACGTAGTCGACGGCGGCGACGACGCCCGTCTCGTCGCGAACCCGGATGAGCGCCCGGGCCTCGGAGGGCGTGAGGGCAAGCGGCTTTTCGATGAGGACGTGTTTGCCCGCGCGCATGCAGGCTTCCGCGATGGGCGCGTGCGTGTCCGGGGGCGTGGCGACGGCCAGCACGTCGATCTCCGGCCGGTCGAGGAGGTGTCGCCAGTCGGTGTAGACCGGCACCGGACCCTCCGGTGAGCCGGGCGCGGCCGCGTCCGCGACGGCCACGATGCGTACGTTGTCGAGTTCCCGCCAGGCATGATGCAGGAACCGGCCAAACCCACCGTATCCGATCAGGCCTGTGTTGAAGATGCGCATGATGCCCGGGTTCTGTTGTACCGTGCGTGTCGGGCCAGGAAACGACACCGGCGGGAAAGACGCAATACGGCAAAAATTGGTACCGCCGGGATCAATGTTTTCCGCACCGTCGTTCACGCCCCGCTTTTCGCTGCGATTCGGGTTTTCGAGAAACTTCTTTCAAACGGACACGCGATCGACGTACCTTGCTACGAACGTTTCTGGTTTGATCTCACCGGTGGTGTCGTCCGGCGGAAGCTAGCCGGTACGTTGCCGGGTTTTTCCGTTCGTACGTATGCGTGATTTTTCCGTCCGGATCGCGGCGGGTGCCTGCCTGTTCGGGTTACTCCTTGCGGGGTGTGATTCGGTGCCGGGGCCGCCGGCCGACACCCGGCCCCCGTTGCTGAGTGGCTTTTCTTTCTCGCCGCAGCGCATCGTGCTCGAAGAGCTTCCGCCCGGACAGATCGAGGGGGATCTGGTGCGGGTTCCGCTGGAGCTTGGCGTGACGGCCCGTGACGAGGACGGCGACCTGGAGACGGTGCGTTTCCTGGTGCGGCCGCCGCTTTCGAGCACGGAGGTGGTGGCGCAGGGAGAGATGACGGCGGCCGGGGATGGGCGGTATGTGGCCGGTCCCGTTCTGGAGTTTTCGCGGGGTGAGGTGGGGGTCTATACGGTGCTCGTCTTTGCCGTCGATGCGGCCGGGCAGTTCAGCAACCAGGCCCGGGGCGAGCTCGTCTTCGAGGCCGCCGGCCGCCCTCCGGTCATCGAGGACGTCGAGATGCCGGAGCGGGTGACGCGGCCCGCACCGGGAGAGAACCCGCTGGCGATCCCGATCGTCGCCGTCGTCTCGGACCCGGACGGGCTGGAGAACATCGCACGGGTGGAGATGCAGGTGGTGCCCGGCGGCGCCGTGTTCCGGCTGTGCGACGACGGAGGCGACGGGGCCTGTAACCCCGGCGCATCGAGCGGCGACGCCGTGGCCGGCGACGGGCGGTTCACCATCACCGTCCAGCTCACCAGCGACAATGCGCCCGGCCAGACCACCTTCCGGTTCCGCGCCGTCGACCGGGCCGGGCTCGAAAGCGAGCCGGTCGAGCGCACCATCACCGTCGAGTAACCGTGTTACGGGAGGCCATGCAGCGACTCTTTCGTGCTTTGATGCGTTGCCTGCGTGCCGCAGGGCATTCGGCGCCGGGCCGGTGGGCCGTTGTGGCGGCGCTGCTCGTGGGAGCGGCCGGTCCGGAGGCCCGGGGGCAGGCCACCGAGGCGGCCCGCGTGGCCGAGATGATCCCCACCATCCTCAGCAACAGCATCTCCAACCTGCACGCCGCGGGGGACACGCTCTGGGTCGGTCCTTTTCTCAACTACACGTTCGACGGCGGCCAGACCTGGCTCGACGCCCCGGCGGACTCGCTCTTCGGCACGCGCAACCGCGTCTTTTCCCTGGATATCGAGGGCTCCGTGATCTGGGTGGGGCTTGGCTTCAACGACAACACGTCGGGCGAGACCGTGCAGTCGGCCGGCGGCTTCCTCGTCTCCACCGACGGCGGGCGCTCCTTCACCTACCGCTTTGCCCAGCTCGACAGCCCGGTCGACACGGCCGTCGTCTACGGCGTCTCGACGCTGCGGGCGCTGGCCGTCGTCGTGCCCCAGCAGAGCCCGCCCTTCGACATCGACTACGACCCGGTGCGCGACGTGGTGTGGGTGGCCGGATGGGCCAGCGGCCTCCGCCGCTCCGACGACGGCGGCCGTACCTGGCAGCGCGTCGTCCTGCCGCCCGACGACCTCGACGCCATCCACCCGGACAGCACGTACGACTTCTTCGTAGCGCCCCAGCGCGGGGCGGAAGGGCACCTCAACCACATGGGTTTCGCCGTGCTCGTCGACGAGACGGGCACCGTCTGGGCCGGCACGCCGCGGGGCGTCAACCGCTCGACCGACGGCGGGGTGAGCTGGCGCCGCTTCGGCGCCGACGGCACGAAGAACACCCTGCCCGGCAGCTGGGTCGTCTCCATCGAAGAACAACCCCTGGCGGGGCGAAACCCCGTCTGGATGGCGACCTGGAACGCGGGCGAGGGCGGGGAGAACCAGGCCTTCGGTGTGGCCGTCACCCGCGACGGCGGCCAGACCTTCGAGCAGAAACTCATCGGCGTGCAGGCCATCGACTTCGCCTTCCGCGGCGACACCGTCTATGTGGCCGGGCGGACGAGCGGCCTTTTCATCTCCGAAGACGGCGGCACCACCTGGCACAGTGTCGTCGACTTCCGCGACCACAGCAACCCCGACCGGCTGATCCGGCCCGGCGCGGACGTGCTCTCGGTGGCCACCACCCCGGAAGCCCTCTGGGTGGGCACCGACGACGGCCTGCTCAAGAGCACCGACGGCGGCAACACCTGGTCCGTCTTCCGCGTCGAGGTGCCGCTCGACCCGCCGACCCCCACGGCCCGCGTGCCCCGTGTCGAGACGTTCGCCTACCCGAACCCGTTCTCCCCTCCGGCCGACCGTTTCGTCCGCATCCGGTACGACGTGGACCGCCCCGCCGACGCCCACCTGCGCATCTTCGACTTCGAGATGAACCTCGTCCGGGAACTCCGAAAAGAAGCGACGACCGCCGGCGCGCAGGAGATCCGCTGGGACGGCACCGATCGCGACGGCCTCCGGGTGGCCAACGGCGTCTATTTCTACGCCGTCGAGGCCGACGGCCGGACGCGCCGGGGCAAGATCCTGGTGATCCACTGAACGGCGCGGGGGCGCCTCCGGGACCTCAACGCAGAACGTGCCAACGCTTAACGCTTATCGCATGCGGTGTTTTTGCATTTTCCTCGTGCTCGTGATGGGGCTTGCTCCGGGCGGAACGGTCTACGGGCAGGCGGCGGGGGCGTTTGCCCGCATCGGTTTCGGCGCGCGCGGCGTCGCCCTGGGCAATGCCCTCGTGGCCGACGGCTTCGGGGAGGCCAGCCCCTACTATAACCCGGCCCTCGCCCCCTTCACGGCACGCCAGAACATCGAGCTTTCCGCCGCCCTGCTGCGCTTCGACCGCGAGCTCCAGCACGTGCAGTTTGCCGCCCCGCTGCGGCCGCGGGCGGGCATCGCCCTCGGGCTGATCCATGCCGGCGTATCGAACATCGACGGGCGCGACGGCAGCGGCTTCCACACCGGAACCCTGTCGGTCGACGAGTTCGCCCTCTTCATGGCGTTCGGCCTGCGGGTGACGGAGCGGATCACCGCCGGCGCCGGCCTGCAATTCTTTCGTACCGACCTGTTCGACGGGCTCCAGCCGGTCAACAGCATCGGCCTCGACCTCGGCCTGACGGTGCAGGTGAGCGAGGCGCTCCACCTGGGCTTCGTGGTGGACGACCTGCTGGCCCGCTATTCGTTCAACACGTCGAGCGCGCTGGGCAGCCAGGGCGGCACGACCTCGGACCGCTTCCCCCTGCGCCTCCGCCTGGGCGGGGCCTACCGCCTCCTCGACGGGCGCATGACGCTCCTGGCCGAATATGAGAGCCGCATCACCTCGATGGAGCGACGCACGCCGCGCGTGGAGCTCTCCGACGGCATCCCCCGGGCGGTGACGGAGCGCGAGCGGCTGGACATCCACGAGAACCGGCTCCGTTTCGGCGGGGAGTACCGGCCGGCGCCGGCCTTCGCCGTGCGCGGCGGGGTGGAACGCCTGGGAACCGGTGCGCTGGAGGGGGCCCGCCCGACGGCCGGCTTCATGGTCGAACAGCCGGTGGGTGAGCTCGTGGCCCGTGCCGAATACACGGTGGGGCTCGAACCCTTCGCCGAGGGCACCCTGCACCTGCTGACGCTGCGCGTCTTTTTCTGATGAAGCACCTCTTCTCCCTGGCAACGCTGGCGCTGGCGCTCGCCCTGCCGCTCCGGGCGCAGGAAGGGGGACTTTTCTTCCTGCGCATCGGGGCGAACGCGGCGTCCCAGGCCCTGGGCGATGCCGGGGTGGCCCATAGCCGCGATGCCTTCTCGACGTACTGGAATCCGGCCGGGCTGGCGGTCGCGCCGAAAAACATGGCGGCCCTGACCCTCCACCGCTGGGCCGGCGACGTGCAGACGTACGGGCTGGCGGCCCGCCTTCAGGCCGGCGCAGCGGGCGGGCTGGGCCTGTTCGTGACGGCCACCGGCAGCGGCGACCGGGCCGCCTTTCAGGACGCCGGGGCGTCCGACGGCCTCTTCGACGCCCAGTTCATCAGTGCCGGGGCTTCCTACGGGCGGGCCTTCGGGCCGGTGCGCGCCGGGGCCACGGTCAAGTTCCTCTCCGAGCGGCTCACGACCCGGCAGGCCGACGGCATCGCGTTCGACTTCGGCGTGCAGGCCGATCTGCCGGGCCGTACCCTCCGCGTCGGCGCGGCCTATCAGAACCTGGGCAAGATGAGCCGGCCGGATGCCGGGCGCAGCGAGTTGCCGCGCCTGCTGCGCGCCGGGGTGGCCTTCTTCCCCTTTCGCGTGCTCGCCCGCCTCGACGATGCCCCCATCCTCAACACCTTTCTCGTCTTCGAACTCTCCCACAACTTCGCCGGCAAACGCACCCAGTATCACCTGGGCATGGCCGCCGAGGTGATGGAACTCGTCACCGTCCGTGCCGGCTATATCACGAACGACGCACTGCGGGATTTCTCCTTCGGCGGCGGGCTGGAATACGGGGCCTTCGTCGTCGATTACACCCTGCTTCCTTTCGAAGAGGGTTTCGGCACCGCCGGGCACATCCTGACGCTCTCCTACGGCTGGTAGAAGCGCCGGGGGTGGCATGAAGGCGGTCTGCGTCGTACCTTCCCAGCCGGTTCCGCCGTCGCCGGGCAGGCGGCCTGCCCCGTCGTATGGCGCGCATCGCCCGCAGGGGACGCCGTGCGAGACGGGACGACCGGGGCCCCGGCCGGTGGGACGCCCTCCGCAACCCTGCACGCCCTGCGGCATGGTTGCAGGGGGGCCAGCGAAGAGAACCGGAAACCTGAGCCCTGATTCCCATGAAAACCCTGTTGTTTGCGTTCGTCGCCGTCGTCCTGGTTGGATGCGGGGACGGAGAAGCGCCCGAGACCGCCGGTGAGCATACCGCGCACGGCGCTGCCGACACCACCGGTGAGCATGCCGCGCACGCCACCGCCGACACCGCGTGGATCGCCCTCTTCGACGGTACGAGTACGGATCACTGGCGCGGTTACCGCAAAGATTATCTCCCGGATGCCTGGCAAATCGAGGACGGTACGCTTGCCTTCGTTCCCGGCAGCGGCGAAGGCGGGGACATCATCACGAAGGAGCAGTTCGAGGATTTCGAGCTGGAGCTGGAATGGAAGGTCGCGGAGGGCGGCAACAGCGGCATCATGTACCTCGTGGTCGAGTCGGAGGAGTACGACTATCCCTGGCAGACCGGTCCCGAGATGCAGATCCTCGACAACGCGGCACACGCAGATGCGCAGATCGAGAAGCACCGGGCAGGTGATCTCTACGATCTGATCGCCGGCAGCGAAGACGCCTCGAAGCCCGCCGGTGCGTGGAACCACGTGCGGATCGTCCTGCACGACGGCCACCTGGAGCACTGGCTCAACGGCAAGAAGGTGGTGGAGACCCGGCTCTGGACGCCCGCGTGGGACAGCCTCGTAGCCGCAAGCAAGTTCAGGGACATGGAAGGCTTCGGCCAGGCCCGCCGGGGCCACATCGCCCTGCAGGATCACGGGGACCGCGTCTGGTTCCGCAACATCCGCATCCGGCGGCTCTGACGCTGCCTGACGGGGGGCACCGCATCGGTCGGCGGGAAAAGGTCCGGAGGCTTGCCATGAGACGGCTCGTACCGCTGGTTCTGGTGTGCTTGTTGACGGTGCCGTCCCTGGCACAGCAGTTCGGCGGGACGCTGGCCCTCGGGGACGGCGAGGTCTTCGCCGGGGAGACGCGCAACGAAGCGTGGCCGGGACGGGTGTATGTTTTCCGTCCCGATGCCGGTGGCGCATGGGAGGAGGCCGCGGTGCTGCAACCCTCCGACGCCGGCGACGCGGCCGACGGCTTCGGGCGGGCGCTGGCGCTCGATGCGTCTGGTGGCGGTCGCGGCGCGCGGCTGCTCGTGGGTGCCAACCTGCGCGACGGGCAGACCGGGGCGGCGTATGTGTTCGAGCGCAGCCGCGATGGGCACTGGGTGGAAACGGCTCGGCTGGGGGCCGGGGCTCCCGGTGGCCGCTTCGGCACGTCGGTGGCGCTCGCCGGCGACGTGGCGCTCGTGGCGGCGACCGAGGAGGACAGCACCGGCGTGGTGCACGTCTTCGAACGCGATGCCGCGGGACGCTGGACCCGCACCGCCCGCCTCGCCCCGGCCGGTCTGGAAGCCGATGCTCGCTTCGGCACCGGCCTGGCCTTCGACGGCACGGTGGCGCTGGCCGGTGCGCCCGGGCACGACGGGGGAGCCGGTGCCGTCTATGCCTTCCGCCGGGCGGAAGACGGCACGTGGACCGAGACCGGTCGGCTCGAGGCCGGAACCCTCGAGGCGGGCAGTAGCTTCGGCGTGCGCATCGTGCTCGCCGGCGCCCGGGCCTTTGTGGCCGCGCCCGGCTTCGGAGGTGGCCTGGGCACCGTCTTCGCCTTCACGTGGGACGCCGGGGCCGGTACGTGGCGGTTGTCCGGGCGGGTCGTACCCTTCGATGCCGATCCCGGTCGTTTCGGCACCGCGCTGGCCTATGACGGGCAGGCGCTCTGGGTCGGTGCGCCCCGGGCCGGCGGCTTCCGGGGCGCCGTCTACCGCTTCATACACGGGGCGGACGGCACGGGCTGGGCCGGGGTGGAGAAGGTGCAGGAAGGCGGGCTGCTCCGCGGGGCGGCCTACGGTGCCGCCCTCGCCGCACAGGGCGGCCGCGCGCTGATCGGCGTCACCGGTGCGGACTACGGGGCCGGCGCCGTGCAGGTCCTCGAACGGGTGGACGGCACGTGGACCGCCCGGGCGCGTCTCGTTCACCGCCTCCGCAACTTCGAGGCCGTCACCGGCGGCAGGGTGACGTGCGAGGAAGGCCGGGCCGCCGCCTTCGACTGCCAACACGTCGATCTGCTCTCGTTCCTGCCCGTTCAGGACATCGGCGGCGGGCGCGGCGTCCGCACCAACGACCTCTGGGGCTGGACCGACCCCGAGACGGGCCGCGAGTATGCCCTCGTCGGCCTCACCGATGCCACTTCGTTCATCGACGTCACCGATCCCTACCGGCCCGTCCTGCTCGGCACACTGCCCCTGCACGAAGGCGCCAACGGCAGCGTGTGGCGGGACATCAAGGTCTACCGGAACCACGCCTTCATCGTGGCCGACGGCGCCGGGCCGCACGGCATGCAGGTCTTCGACCTGACCCGCCTCCGCCGCGTCGAGAACCCGCCCGTCACCTTCACCGAGGACGCCCACTACGACCGCATCAACAGCGCGCACAACATCGTCATCAACGAGGAGACGGGCTTCGGTTTCATTGTGGGAGCGAGTATGGGCGGCGAGACGTGCGGCGGCGGCCTGCACATGATCGACCTCCGCGAGCCGAAGAACCCGCAGTTCGCCGGCTGCTTCAGCCACACGGGCACGGGCCGGCAGGGCACCGGGTACACGCACGACGCGCAGTGCGTCGTCTACCGGGGGCCGGATGCCGAGCATCGCGGCAAGGAGATCTGCTTCGGGGCGAACGAGACGGCCCTCTCCATCGCCGACGTGACGGACAAGGCCAACCCGAAGGCCATCGCCCGCGCCACGTATCCCCGGGTGGCCTATACGCACCAGGGCTGGCTGACCGAGGACCAGCACTACTTCTACGTCAACGACGAGGGCGACGAGGCGCAGGGGCTCGTCGCGGGCACGCGCACGCTCATCTGGGACGTCTCCGATCTGGACGACCCGCAACTCGTGGGCGAATACATCGCGACCAACCGTGCCATCGACCACAACCTGTACATCCGGGGCAACCTGATGTACCAGTCGAACTACGTCGCCGGCCTGCGCATCCTGGACATCACCAACCCCGAGCGGCCCGTCGAGGTCGGCTACTTCGACACGGTGCCCTACGGCGAGGATGCACCCACCACCGGCGGCGGTTCCTGGAGCAACTACCCCTTCTTCAAAAGCGGCATCATCGTGGTCACGAGCGGGCGCGAAGGCGTCTTCATCCTGAAGCGAAGCGACGTGGACCTTTGAGCGCGTGGCAAGGAGGTGGTTCCGGGCGGCCGTGCTCTGCGGCGTTGAACGTTTGACGGCGCGCGTCGTATAGAACGTTCGCAATGGTACCACCACGATCCGCAAGACGGTGTTATCGGATACGACGCAACGGGATATTCGTACCTCTTCATCCACTTCATCCGGCGGGCACTACCTGGTCCTTGTCAGCGTGCACGGGCTGATCCGCGGGCGGGATCCCGAGCTGGGGCGCGACGCCGACACCGGCGGGCAGGTCAAATACGTGCTCGAACTGGCCCGGGCGCTGGCGGCCGACCCGGCCATCGGACGGGTGGATCTGCTCACCCGGCGCATCGAAGACCCGAAGGTGAGCCCGGATTACGCGGTGCCGGAAGAACAGATCGCCCCCGGCGCCTACATCGTCCGGATTCCCTGCGGCCCCCGGCGCTATTTTCGGAAAGAAGTGCTCTGGCGCTATCTGGACAGCTTCGTGGACGAAGCGCTGCTGCACATTCGCCGGGTGGGACGGCTTCCACTCGTCGTGCACGGGCATTACGCCGACGGTGGCTACGTCGGGTCCCGGCTGGCCGGGCTGCTGGGGGTGCCCTTTGTCTTCACCGGGCATTCCCTGGGGCGGGTGAAACGGGCGTACCTGCGCGAGCGCGGTGTGAGTGAGAAACGGCTCGAGTCGTATTATCACATCAGCACACGCATCGAGGCCGAGGAGGAGGCGCTCGATGCGGCGGCCCGGGTCATTGCCAGCACCCGGCACGAGATCGAAGAACAGTACGCCCGTTACGACCATTTCCATCCCGATCGGAAGCTGGTCATACCGCCCGGCACCGATCTGGAGCGGTTCAAGCCCCCGGCGCCGGGCATGGAACCGCCCCCCATCCGGGCCGAACTGGCGCGCTTTCTCCGCGAACCGGATCGCCCCCTCGTGCTGGCCATCGCCCGCCCGGACGAGCGGAAGAACCTGGCCACGCTGGTCGAAGCCTTCGGCCGGCATCCTCGTCTCCGCGATCGGGCCAACCTGGTCCTCATCGCCGGCAACCGCGACGACATCCGCGAGATGGATCGCCGCCCGCGCCGTGTGCTGAACGAGCTGCTGCTGCTCATCGACGCGCACGACCTCTATGGCCACGTGGCCTTTCCCAAACACCACACCCCCGAAGACATCCCGGACCTCTACCGGCTGGCGGCCCACAGCCGCGGCGTGTTCGTCCTGCCGACCATCCACGAACTCTTCGGGCTGACCCTGATCGAGGCCGCGGCCTCGGGGCTGCCGCTCGTGGCCGCCCACAACGGCGGGCCGCCGGAGATCGTCGACTACTGTGAGAACGGCCTGCTGGTGGACCCGCAGGATGCCGACGCCATGGGCCGTGCCATCGAGGAAGTGCTCGACGACCCCGAACGGTGGGAGACCTGGTCGCGGCGCGGCATCCGGCGCGCACGCGAGCGCTATTCCTGGAAGGCGCACGTCCGCACCTATCTGGAAGCCGTCCGGGCGATGATGCAGGAAGACGAATACCGGCCCTCTCCCGTCTTCTTCAAGAGCCGCCTTCCCCGGATCGACCGGATGCTCGTCAGTGACATCGACAACACCATGACCGGCGATGACGAGGGACTCCGGCTCCTCGTCGAGCGGCTGGCGGCGGCCCAGGGGACGGTCGGCTTCGGGGTAGCCACCGGCCGGACCGTCGAAGGGGCCGTCTCGGTCCTGCGCCGGTATGAGGTCCCACTGCCCGACGTGATGATCACCTCGGTCGGGACGGAGATCTACTACGGCCCGTACCGGGTCTCGGACGCCGTCGACTGGCCGCACGACCGCAACTGGGCCAAGCACATCAGCTATCGCTGGGAACGGGAGGCCCTGCAGGAGGCGCTGGCGGGCGTGCCGGGGCTCACCCTGCAACCCGGTGAGGCGCAGCGCCCCTTCAAGCTGAGCTACTTCGTCGACGAAGAAGCGGCGCCCTCCATCGAAGCGTTGCGGAGCCTGCTGCGCCAGCAGGGTCTCTCGGCCAACCTGATCTACTCACACGGCCAGTTTCTCGACGTCATCCCGATCCGCGCCTCGAAAGGCCGGGCCATTCGCTACGTCGCGATGCGCTGGGGCGTGCCGATCGAGCGGTTCCTCGTGGCCGGCGACTCGGGCAACGACGAGGAGATGCTCCGCGGCAACACACTGGCCGTGGTGGTGGGTAACCACAGCCCGGAGCTGGAACACCTCCGCGACGATCCCCGGATCTACTTCGCGACGGCGCACCACGCCCGCGGCATTCTCGAAGGGATCGACCACTACGACTTCTTCGGCGAGATCCGCTACCCGGTTCACCAGGCTGCCGGGGCGTGAGGGGTCAGCGCCCGAGCCAGGCGCCCAGCAGCTCGATCAGGGCGCCGGGCGCGACGCCGGAGACCCCGGTGCGGATGCGCAGCGTGCACCAGAAGTCCAGCGCGAGCATCTGGAAGGCGTGGATGGGCACGGCGATCCAGAACGAGCGGCACCGCCAGACGAGCGCGCCGAGGACCACCCCGCCCAGGATGGAGAGCAACGCCTCCGGGAGAGGCTTGTTGTAGTGGAGGATGGCAAAAGGCATCGCCTGCACGAAGATGGCGTAGTAGCCCAGCGTGTGGGCGGTGCCGAAGAGGACGAAACCGCGCCAGAGGTATTCCCAGCCGATCCAGTAGAAAAGGAAAAGGGCCTCGTAGACGAAGAAGACACGCCAGTCCAGGGCGGCGGGCTGGTAGTGCGGGTACTTCGCCTGGAAGGCCGCGCCGTCCGAGAGCACCCACGTGCCGAGCAGGACGAGGGGCAGGTAGAGCAGGGCGAGCGTGAGCGCCAGGCGGACGTCGCCCGCGCCGAGGCCGATCTCGTGCGGGCGGCGCCGGAAGAGCACCCGCAGGCAGAG
This window contains:
- a CDS encoding Gfo/Idh/MocA family protein, which translates into the protein MRIFNTGLIGYGGFGRFLHHAWRELDNVRIVAVADAAAPGSPEGPVPVYTDWRHLLDRPEIDVLAVATPPDTHAPIAEACMRAGKHVLIEKPLALTPSEARALIRVRDETGVVAAVDYVMRFNPLVQAFRRLTRQGAFGRLRRVAVENYAQDEQLPPSHWFWNVARSGGILVEHGVHFIDLVHFLHPAPLLAVQGLKHDRRPGQEDQVLAGMLYEGGLFATHYHAFARPGFFETTRIRLAYDLADVVLQGWIPLQGEVRALVNTRTKPALLAELPFDTLDTVPVEAMTDASRPAGWGPSEAAGPADRHRIRSGGIAYLVHEHVTGTFRLGRSKQDVYAGCVRASLQDVLHKITDPSHELTAPLEAGLASLDAARATAAARGQAAGTQEPSF
- a CDS encoding WD40/YVTN/BNR-like repeat-containing protein; translated protein: MRCLRAAGHSAPGRWAVVAALLVGAAGPEARGQATEAARVAEMIPTILSNSISNLHAAGDTLWVGPFLNYTFDGGQTWLDAPADSLFGTRNRVFSLDIEGSVIWVGLGFNDNTSGETVQSAGGFLVSTDGGRSFTYRFAQLDSPVDTAVVYGVSTLRALAVVVPQQSPPFDIDYDPVRDVVWVAGWASGLRRSDDGGRTWQRVVLPPDDLDAIHPDSTYDFFVAPQRGAEGHLNHMGFAVLVDETGTVWAGTPRGVNRSTDGGVSWRRFGADGTKNTLPGSWVVSIEEQPLAGRNPVWMATWNAGEGGENQAFGVAVTRDGGQTFEQKLIGVQAIDFAFRGDTVYVAGRTSGLFISEDGGTTWHSVVDFRDHSNPDRLIRPGADVLSVATTPEALWVGTDDGLLKSTDGGNTWSVFRVEVPLDPPTPTARVPRVETFAYPNPFSPPADRFVRIRYDVDRPADAHLRIFDFEMNLVRELRKEATTAGAQEIRWDGTDRDGLRVANGVYFYAVEADGRTRRGKILVIH
- a CDS encoding PorV/PorQ family protein; the encoded protein is MRCFCIFLVLVMGLAPGGTVYGQAAGAFARIGFGARGVALGNALVADGFGEASPYYNPALAPFTARQNIELSAALLRFDRELQHVQFAAPLRPRAGIALGLIHAGVSNIDGRDGSGFHTGTLSVDEFALFMAFGLRVTERITAGAGLQFFRTDLFDGLQPVNSIGLDLGLTVQVSEALHLGFVVDDLLARYSFNTSSALGSQGGTTSDRFPLRLRLGGAYRLLDGRMTLLAEYESRITSMERRTPRVELSDGIPRAVTERERLDIHENRLRFGGEYRPAPAFAVRGGVERLGTGALEGARPTAGFMVEQPVGELVARAEYTVGLEPFAEGTLHLLTLRVFF
- a CDS encoding PorV/PorQ family protein, producing MKHLFSLATLALALALPLRAQEGGLFFLRIGANAASQALGDAGVAHSRDAFSTYWNPAGLAVAPKNMAALTLHRWAGDVQTYGLAARLQAGAAGGLGLFVTATGSGDRAAFQDAGASDGLFDAQFISAGASYGRAFGPVRAGATVKFLSERLTTRQADGIAFDFGVQADLPGRTLRVGAAYQNLGKMSRPDAGRSELPRLLRAGVAFFPFRVLARLDDAPILNTFLVFELSHNFAGKRTQYHLGMAAEVMELVTVRAGYITNDALRDFSFGGGLEYGAFVVDYTLLPFEEGFGTAGHILTLSYGW
- a CDS encoding 3-keto-disaccharide hydrolase, with the translated sequence MKTLLFAFVAVVLVGCGDGEAPETAGEHTAHGAADTTGEHAAHATADTAWIALFDGTSTDHWRGYRKDYLPDAWQIEDGTLAFVPGSGEGGDIITKEQFEDFELELEWKVAEGGNSGIMYLVVESEEYDYPWQTGPEMQILDNAAHADAQIEKHRAGDLYDLIAGSEDASKPAGAWNHVRIVLHDGHLEHWLNGKKVVETRLWTPAWDSLVAASKFRDMEGFGQARRGHIALQDHGDRVWFRNIRIRRL